From a region of the Helianthus annuus cultivar XRQ/B chromosome 5, HanXRQr2.0-SUNRISE, whole genome shotgun sequence genome:
- the LOC110942612 gene encoding uncharacterized protein LOC110942612: MKLALEAKNKFGFIDGKCERSTEDHVLVSQWDRCNFEVLTWLLNFVSEELFLGQVFSKYASEVWEDLKETYDKIDGSVVYDLYKKINCISQNGSIVADYYNRLTTMWKQFDAMLKLPTCSCKAAKDYNDFSMLIKLMQFLMGLDDVYQPVRTNLLTREEFPSVKVAFSVVSREESHRLSSSGSKGFKKRTNTISGKNTLTSKSNAAVGSSASVSTSGLPFTSEQIAKLLSLVGEKSGVESSNVGGESFTTNSFVSCSSSIFFGGIFSWIVDSGASQHMVNSDKEMFNTIDVSEFDLKVGHPNGTNVKVLKIGNIKLMDNIILKDVFYVLGYNVNLLSIHSLHKDNNIDVVFNENSCILQDSKSRKILVTGSQDSGLYFVGNNGNSVNVCFNSFVKSSLWHSRLGHPSDQVLAVLKENFDVKSIEHGPCDVCHRAKQVRVPFPLNKHKTKSIDDFSRTIWCYLLSNKTEVFENLYNFYELILTQFEKKIKLIRSDNGTEFVNNQMGLFCKNKVPTVPNDEEGTTGAQDHYSDDQQPLSPSTSTTVPNVENVQPESGQSGSSYPGNSCGAEDIVGSHDETNPSEGQSVRRSSRNVSFPKRINEFVVEGKVKYGIEKVVSYANLSVANFCLIASLNKSVEPSTYNEAIKDTKWIEAMNSEMEALYRNNT, encoded by the exons ATGAAATTGGCTTTAGAAGCCAAGAATAAGTTTGGTTTTATTGATGGTAAATGTGAAAGATCCACTGAGGATCATGTGCTTGTTAGTCAGTGGGATAGGTGTAACTTTGAGGTGTTAACTTGGCTTTTGAATTTTGTGTCTGAGGAACTATTTTTGGGTCAAGTGTTTTCTAAATATGCTTCAGAGGTTTGGGAGGACTTAAAGGAAACCTATGACAAGATAGATGGTTCTGTGGTTTATGATTTGTATAAAAAGATAAACTGTATTTCTCAAAATGGTTCTATTGTGGCTGATTATTATAATAGGTTAACTACTATGTGGAAACAGTTTGATGCCATGCTTAAACTGCCCACATGTTCTTGTAAAGCAGCTAAAGATTATAATGACTTTTCAATGTTAATCAAACTAATGCAATTTCTCATGGGGTTAGATGATGTTTATCAACCAGTAAGAACTAATTTGTTAACCAGAGAAGAATTTCCATCTGTCAAGGTTGCCTTTTCTGTGGTTTCTAGGGAGGAATCACATAGATTGTCTAGTAGTGGGTCAAAAG GTTTTAAGAAAAGAACTAACACCATATCTGGTAAAAACACACTTACTAGTAAGTCTAATGCTGCTGTTGGATCATCTGCTAGTGTGTCTACTTCTGGTTTGCCTTTTACATCTGAACAGATAGCAAAGTTGTTAAGTTTAGTTGGTGAGAAATCTGGTGTGGAGTCATCAAATGTAGGAGGTGAGTCCTTTACTACTAATAGTTTTGTTAGTTGTTCTAGTTCTATATTCTTTGGAGGTATCTTTAGTTGGATAGTTGATTCTGGGGCTAGTCAACACATGGTTAATAGTgataaagaaatgtttaatactATTGATGTTTCTGAATTTGATCTTAAAGTTGGTCACCCAAATGGTACTAATGTTAAAGTTTTAAAAATTGGTAATATCAAGTTAATGGATAATATCATTTTAAAAGATGTGTTTTATGTCTTAGGGTATAATGTTAATTTGTTGTCTATTCATAGTTTACATAAAGATAAtaatattgatgttgtgtttaatGAGAATAGTTGTATATTACAGGATTCCAAATCAAGGAAAATCCTAGTGACTGGTAGTCAAGATAGTGGTCTGTATTTTGTTGGTAATAATGGTAATTCTGTGAATGTTTGCTTTAATAGTTTTGTTAAGTCAAGTCTGTGGCATAGTAGATTAGGTCACCCTTCTGATCAAGTGCTAGCTGTGTTAAAAGAGAATTTTGATGTTAAGAGTATTGAACATGGTCCCTGTGATGTTTGTCACAGGGCTAAACAGGTTAGAGTTCCTTTTCCATTAAATAAACATAAAACTAAATCTATTG ATGATTTTTCTAGAACAATTTGGTGTTACTTGTTGTCAAATAAAACTGAGGTGTTTGAAAATCTGTATAACTTTTATGAACTTATCCTAACTCAATTTGAGAAAAAGATAAAAttaattagaagtgataatgggacGGAATTTGTAAACAACCAAATGggattattttgtaaaaataaag TTCCTACGgttcccaatgatgaagagggtacaactGGTGCTCAAGATCACTACAGTGATGATCAGCAGCCATTGTCACCCTCTACATCTACCACTGTCCCTAATGTTGAGAATGTTCAACCTGAAAGTGGACAGTCAGGCAGTAGTTATCCGGGTAACAGTTGCGGGGCAGAGGACATTGTAGGATCACATGATGAGACCAACCCATCTGAGGGACAATCTGTTAGGAGATCTTCTAGAAATGTGTCTTTTCCAAAAAGAATTAATGAATTTGTTGTTGAAGGAAAGGTTAAGTATGGTATTGAAAAAGTTGTTAGCTATGCTAATTTGTCTGTTGCTAACTTCTGTTTGATTGCTTCATTGAATAAGTCTGTTGAACCTAGTACATATAATGAGGCCATTAAAGAcactaaatggatagaagctatGAATAGTGAAATGGAGGCACTTTATAGAAATAATACTTAG